TGGCCGAGCTGCGCAAGCGCCGCGACGCCATCCACGGCCTGCTGGTCGGCACGCAGCGGCTGTCGGTGGAGCTCACCGGGCTGGTGAAGGACAACGAGGAGCGGCTGGCGCCCGCGCTGAAGGACCTGGAGAAGGTCGCCGCTCTGCTGGAGCGCAACCGGTCCAGCCTCAACAAGGCGCTGTCGATGGCCGGGACCTACCAGCGGCTCGTCGGCAACTCGCTCGGCAACGGCCGTTGGATGGACGGCTACCTGTGCGGCGTGGTGCCCAAGGAGTACACGGCTCCCAACAAGGGCCCCTCGAAGGGTTGCATGCCCCCCAAGGGAGGCGGTCGCTGATGGGAACGAACGTGCGGCGGCTCGGTCTGGCGGTGGTCGCCCTGGCCGGGGTCGTGACGCTGGTGGCGGTGTCGATCGTGGTCCTGTTCGGACCGGACGGCACCCGGATCACCGCGTACTTCAAGCAGGCGGTCGGCGTCTACGAGGACTCCGACGTGCGGGTCCTGGGCGTGAAGGTCGGCTCGATCAGCTCGGTCGAGCCGCAGCCCAACCGGGTCAAGGTCACGCTGGAGATCGACCGCAAGGTCAAGCTGCCGGCCGACGCCAGGGCCCTCGTCGTGGCGCCGAGCGTCGTGGCCGACCGGTACATCCAGCTCACCCCCGCCTACAGCGGCGGGGCGCGGCTGGTCGACGGCGCGACGATCAACCAGACCCAGGTGCCGATCGAGATCGACCAGCTCTACGGCGCGCTCACGAAGATGTCGCAGGACCTCGGCCCGAACGGGCTGAACAAGAACGGCGCGCTGTCCAACGCGCTGCGCGTCGCCGCGAACAACATGCGCGGCAACGGCCAGGCGATGGGTCTGACGATCGAGCGGCTGGGCCAGGCGGCCAAGACGCTGACCGGCTCCCAGAAGGACCTGTTCTCGACGATCGACAACCTGTCGAAGTTCACCGGCATGCTGCGGGACAACGACGCGCAGGTCCGGCTCGCCGAGCGGCAGCTCGCCGACGTCGCCACGTTCCTGGCCGACGACCGCGAGAACATCGGCCTGGCGCTGGACAAGCTGGCCGAGGCGCTGCACAAGGTCAAGGCGTTCATCGCCGACAACCGTGAGCTGATCAGGTCGAACATCGACAAGCTGGCCAACATCACGCAGGTGCTGGTCGACCAGCGCGCCTCGCTCGCCGAGGCCCTGGACGTGCTGCCGCTGAGCGCCGGCAACGTCCTGAACGCCTACGACCCGAAGACCCGATCGCTGATGGGCCGGGGCAACCTCAACGAGCTCCCGGCGCTGCCGTTCGCCGGTACCAATGGAGGTGGCCGATGAAACGGGCGCTGAGAACGACGCTGGTCGCCGTGGCCGCGGCCGGAGCGCTGTCGGGCTGCTCTCTCATGCCGATCAGCGTGAACGACCTCCCGCTGCCCGGCGGCGCGGACGTCGGAGACAATCCGTACGAGGTCACCGTCCAGTTCTCCAACGTGCTGAACCTGGTGCAGCAGTCGGCGGTGAAGGTCAACGACGTGACGGTCGGTCGGGTCACCGGGGTCTCCCTGCCGAAGAACGGCTGGCGGGCCAGCGTCACCGTGCTGGTCCACGGGGACGTTCGACTGCCCGCCGACTCGTACGCCTACCTGCGGCAGTCCAGCCTGCTGGGTGAGAAGTACATCGAGCTGGCCCCGCCGCCGAAGAGCACGACGGGGCAGACGGCCGGCGGCAGGCTGGTCGACGGCGCCACCATCCCGGCCCAGCGCACCAACCGCAACCCCGAGGTGGAAGAGGTCCTGGGGGCGCTGTCGATGCTGTTGAACGGCGGCGGTCTGAACCAGATGAAGACCATCACCACCGAGCTCAACAAGGCGTTCAACGGCAACGAGGCAGAGATCAAGTCGATGCTGCAGCAGATCGGCAAGCTGACCGGGTCGCTGGACGCCAACCGCAAGAACATCACGGCCGCCCTGGACGGGGTGAACCGGCTGTCGGCCACGTTGGCCGCGCAGCGCACCCAGATCTCCACCGTGCTGGAGGACCTCGGTCCCGGTCTGAAGGTGCTGGAGGAGCAGCGCGGCGCCCTGGTCCGGATGCTCCAGTCGCTGGACCGGCTGTCGGGTGTCGCCGTCGACACCATCAACAGGAGCCGCGACGACATGATCGCCGATCTCAAGGCGATGGAGCCGACGCTGCGCCGACTCGCGGACGCGGGGGCGGACCTCCCGAACGCGCTCCAGGTGGCGCTGACCTACCCGTTCACCGATGCGGTGCTGCCCGCCATCAAGGGCGACTACCTCAACGTCTACCTGAAGATCACGGCTCCGAACGACACGGTCATCATTCCGCCGGTCAAGCGGACCACGGGCTCGGGTTCCTCCGGCTCGGGCGGGCGGCCCACGCCGCAGCACGACGACGATCCGCTCCCGCTCCCGCTGCCGTCCGCCACCGGCCCCGAGGGAGGGCGGAGCTGATGCTCACCGTCGCGACGAGACTGCGTGTCCTGGTCTTCCTGGTGATCGGCGTCCTGGCGCTGTCGTACGTCGGGCTCCGGTACGCCGACCTCGGCCGTTACGTCGGCTACAAGAACTACTACGTCGTCAAGGTCGAGATGACCCAGGGCGGCGGACTCCTCCAGTACGCCGACGTCACCTACAACGGCGTGTCGGTGGGCCGGGTCGGCCCCATGAAGCTCACCCCCACCGGGGTCGAGGCCGAGCTGCGCATCAAGAAGAACGCGCCCAAGATCCCGGCCAACATCCAGGCGCAGGTGGCCAACCGCTCCGCGGTCGGTGAGCAGTACATCGACCTGCGGCCGACCGGGGCCGGCGGCCCGTACCTGGCGTCCGGCTCGCGCGTCGCGCGGGCCGCCGTCAAGACCCCGCCCCCGGTCACCGACCTGCTCCTGGCCATGAACGACTTCGCGGCCTCGGTCCCGCTGGACGATCTGCGGACCGTGGTGGACGAGGCGGCGCTGGCGTTCAACGGGCAGAGCCAGAACCTGCAGGTGCTCCTGGACAGCGGCAGCGCGTTCACCCGCGAGGCCAACCGGCACGTCAAGCCCACGACCGAGCTGATCGTGGACGGCGAGCACGTGATGCGCACCCAGAACCAGGAGGCCGAGGCGCTCAAGGCGTTCGGCCGCAACGCCCAACTGCTGGCCAGGCAGCTCCGCACCTCCGACGCCGACTTCCGCCGGCTGATCTCGGTGGCGCCGGGCGCCGCCGAGCAGTTCGCGGGCCTGGTCCGTGACCTCGACCCCGACCTCAGCGTCGTGGTCGCCAACCTGCTCACCACCTCCGAGCTGTTCCGCACCCGGATCGCCGGGACGGAGGAGCTGTTGGTGAAGGTGCCGCAGGCGGTCGCGGCGGGTTCGTCGATGATCAAGAACGGTCGGCTCAACTTCGGCATGGTGACGACGTTCTTCCAGCCGATGCCGTGCACCAAGGGCTATGAGAGCACCCGCTACCGCAACGGTCTCGACACCGGTGCGGGGCCGCCGCTGAACACGGCCGCCAAGTGCACGATGCCCGCGTCGAGCTGGACGAACGTGCGCGGCGCGGCCAACGCGCCGAAGGGCGGCGTCCCGGACGACGCCCGTCCCGGATCCGTCGGCCTGCCCGACCCGGCGACCTCGGTGCTGCCCGGCGCGCTGGGCCTGCCCGCCCTGCCGGCGGGCGGCCCGGCGGACATGGGCGGACTGCTGGGACTGGGAGGCGTCCGGTGAGGCGCGTCGGACCCGTCCTGGTCGTGGTGGCGGCGGTGTTCCTGGGCTTCGCCGCCTGGTCGTTCTGGCAGTCCGGGTCCGCCGAGGGGGCGGACCTGGCCAAGGACCGCGACCTGGTCCTCAAGACCGGCAAGGAGCAGGTCGCGGCGCTGAACTCGATGGACGTGAAGAACGTCGACGACGGCCTTCGGCGGTGGCTGAACGCCTCCACCGGCGCGCTGCACGACCAGTACAAGCGGGAGTCCGCCGTCAGCAGGCAGAAGATCCTCGGTGAGGGCACCAGCGCGGCGGCGACCGTGGTCGACGCCGCCGTCACCACGCTGGATCGGCGGGCCGGCAACGCCCAGATCATCGCGTCCCTGGAGATCAGCCTCACACCCGAGCGCGGCGCGGCGAGCGTGCAGCGCAAGCGGTACGAGGCGGGGCTGACCCGCACATCCGGCGGCTGGAAGATCAAGTCGCTCACCGTGATCCCGGTCGGCGCGCGCTGATCCGGCGGGGGAGGGGAGAACGCATCGTGCGGAGTTCCACGCAGGACCAGGATCACGACCTCACCGAAGAGGCCGACGGCGACGACCGGCCGACCCGTTCCGCCGCCCGGCAGGCCCGGCGACGGGCGACGTGGCCCATCCACGTCGTTCTCGCGGCGGCCATGGCGGCGGCCGGGACCGGCCTGCTGGTGGTCGCCGACGACGGGGGCACGGCCGCCTCCGACAATGAGGCGCTGGTGGACACCGAGGCCACCACCAAGGTCATCGGTGACGTGAGCAACGCGGTGACGCGGATCTTCACCTACACTCCGGAGGGCACCGCTCCGGCCGAGCGGGCCGCCGCCGAGTCGTTGGCGGGCCAGGCCGCGACGGACTACCGTCGACTGATCGCCAAGGTCCGCGTGCAGGCGCCCCAGCAGCGTCTCACCCAGACGACACGGGTGGTGCGAGCGGGGGTGAGCAGTCTGACCGAGGACACCGCGAAACTGCTGGTCTTCGTGGACCAGTCGTCCACGCGGGCCGGGCAGCCGAACGGCACGGCCGCCGCCGCACAGCTCACGATCACCGCACGGCTGTCGGACGGCCGGTGGAAGATCACCGAACTCAAGATCAGTTGACGTTCCACCGAGGGAGGTGACACCGATGGCGGAGACCGAGACCCCGGTCGTGGACGAGGAGACCCCGGACGAGACCGGGCTCCCCCGCGAGCAGGAGGAGACGGACGAGCCGGAGGCGGAACCCGGATCCGAGCCGCAGGCCGACGCGTCGGACGACGACGACGCCGAGGTGTCGGACGCGGCCGATGCGGTGGGCGCGTCGGACGAGTCCGATGACGAGTCCGAGGACGAGGACGAGGACCCGCCGGTCGAGGTCAAGGGCGCCGGCGGCGGGAAGCCGCCCGCGCTCGAGAAGCCGCGCCCCAAGCGTCCTCGCGACCCGGTGCGCGGCGTGGCGCTCGTGCTCGCCTGCGCGGCCGCCGCCTGGGCGGGCTTCGCGAGCTGGTCCTGGTACGACCGGGCCAATGACGAGGATCTGCGGTTCGCCGAGCTGCGCGACCAGGTCCGGCAGAGCGGCGAGCAGGCGATCGTGAACCTCAACACGCTGGACTACCGGACCGTCGGCCCGGATCTCAAGGTCTGGCGGGACTCCTCGACGGGCGCGCAGTACGACCACGTCGTCCGCGGAGGGGCGGAGTTCGAGCAGCAGGTCACCGAGCTCAAGACGGTCAGCAAGGCCAAGGTCCTGGAGCTCGCGGTCAGCGAGCTGGACGAGCACGCCGGCAAGGCCCGCGTCATCGTCGCCATTCAGATCACCGTCATCGACGGCGAGGGCAAGACGGTCGTCAAGCTGCGCCGGCAGGTCGCCGAGCTGACCCGAACCTCGGCCGGCTGGAAGGTCAGCGCCCTCGAGGAGGCCCCCGTGGGCTCCTCCGGGTCCTGAGAGAAGAGGAACGCACATGGTGGCGCAGAGCGTTTCCGCGGCGGGCGCCCGACTGGGCCGGCCCGTCGCCCTGGGGGCGATCACGGTGGTGCTCGGCGGCTTCGGCTTCTGGGCGTACCAGCAGGCCTCGGATCTGAGCGACAGCCCCGCGGGGCGCAATGCCGCGCTGGCCGACAACGCCCGGACCAGCGAGGTCAAGGGCCAGGTCACCGAGGTGGTGAACACGGCGTTCTCCTACAACTACGCCGACATCCCCAAGACCGAGCGGGCCGTCAAGGACATGCTCACGGGCAAGGCCGTCGCCCAGTACACGACGATGTTCGCGGAGGTCCGCCGGGCGGCCCCCGAGCAGAAGCTCGTCCTCACCACCACCGTGACCGACAGCGCCGTCACCTCGCTGCAGGGTGACCGCGCCCGGCTGCTGGTCTTCGCCGACCAGCGCAACACCCGGACCACCGACGGCAAGACCTCCTACGACGGCGCCATGCTGGCCGTGGACGCGGTCCACGAGGGCGGCCGCTGGAAGATCTCGAACATCGACACCTTCGGCGGGTCTTGACCTTGTGGGGGGCGACCCCCCACGCCCCCCGCGCCCGGTCTTGGAGGTCTTCATGCGGGCGTCCCTCCGCTGGCGCTCCGGGACACCCACCTGAAGGACCGGGCAACTCTTCCCTTTGTGGGGGGACGACCCCCCACGCCCCCCGCGCCCGGTCTTGGAGATCTTCAGGTGGGCGCCCCTCCGCTGGCGCTCCGGGGCACCCACCTGAAGGACCGGGCAAGACCCCCTCGGGTCGAGGTCCCTCGTATGGTGCCCTTGGGGTTGAGGGGCGTGTCCGTTCGGCGGCCCGCCGGGCGCCTCGGTGCTAGGTGGGCTCGGCGGTGTGGCGGGCGATGCTCGCCACCTGCTCGCTGAACCGTGACCGGATCTGGTCCTGCATCGCGCGGGCCAGCAGTGCCTGCGCGGTCATCAGCGCCAGCGGGCGGAGTCGTGCGATGACCTCGGCCAGTTCGGGCAGGTGCTCTCGGACGATGTCGCCGGTGGAGTCCTCCAGGTCGGTGTGGTCCACGGTGAGCCGGATGAACCGCTGGGCGATGGTCTCGCAGTCGTCGCTCACCTGGTCGGCGATGTCGAAGACGGCGTCCAGCGGGATCCCCGCCGCGACGAGTTCGGCGCCGACGTGCAGCAGCCGGGGGCTGGGCACCTTGTAGCGGTCGCCGGCGGGCTCGATGAACCCGAGGGCCTCGGCCCGGCTCAGCATCGCGCCGACCTGCTCGGGCGGCAGCGCGGCCCGTTCGTCGGGGGTCAGGTCGGGGAAGAACATGTCGCCCAGCTCGGTCACCGTCAGATGGCCGGGGATCTCGTCCGACCACGGGTCGGTGAGCACCTTCTCCAGGCCGAGCAGCTCGGAGAGGTTGTGGCCGCGCTCCCAGGCCGAGATCAGCTCGGCGATCGTCGCGATGGTGTAGCCGCGGCTCTGCAACTGGACCACCAGGCGGATGCGCGCCAGGTGCGAGTCGTCATAGAGCCCGATCCTGCCGTGGCGCTGCGGGGCGGGCAGGACACCCCGTTCCTGGAAGGCCCGCACGTTGCGGACGGTGGTGTCGGCCGCGCGGGCCAGATCGTCGATGCGGTAGGTCGCCATGGTCGTCTCTTCCGGGGCCGGGGAGGGCCTCGCCTTGGTGAAGGGCACTTGACGAGACCCGATGCTACCTGCACACTGTGGACCACAAAGTATTGGCCCGCAGATTTATGGGACGGTTCGCGATGGTGGTGGCGCTCCGGGAGCTGGCCCGGCTGGCCGACGGGCTCCGCGCGACGTCGCACCCCGCCCCAGTGCCGCCCGTTCCCCCCGGCGACCCCCAGGCGGGGAGGAAGGCCATGGCGACGTACGACTCCGCCGACCAGGCGCTCGACCATCTCGAGGCGATCACCCCCGCCGCCCTTCCGCTGCCGGCGCTCACCGCGTACCTCGCGCACCCCGAGCACGTGCTCCTCTTGGACGACACCGTGTGCCGCGCCTACCTCGTGGCGCACCACGATGACCACTGGGCCCGCCTGCGCAGGCGCGGCGGGCCGTTCTCCATCACGGAGATGACCCCCGGCGAGGCCCTGCGGCTCACCGTCGTCTCGGGCGCGGTGCTGCGCTGGGTGGCCTTCCTGGCCGGGGAGCACGGCTACGACGAGGACTACGCCGACGTGGACCGGCCGCTCATCGAAGAGGCGATGGCCGTGCTGCGAGAGGCGTGCGCCCTGGAGGTCGCCGAGCAGTATCGGCTGCTGGGGTCGCCGCTGTTGGACGGCGGTGTGTCCGCCGATCTCGCGCTCGCCGTGGACCGTGCCCTGGACGGCGGGGGCGGCGGCCTGGAGGCGGTCCGGCTTCGGCTGGCGCGGGCCTACCACCTGCGCGCCGTGGTGGACCGGTACGCCGAGGCGGTCGAGGTGGACATCGCCGGGTTCCTGGACCTGCCGTCGCGCACCGTCGCCGGGTTCTCCGAGACCGCCCATCCCTACGCGCGCGTGCGCCCGTCCGGGGCGGTCGTCCCGGGGCTGGAGCCCCGCAGGCGCGACAGGTGATCACCCGAAGAGAAGAGGACACGCCATGGCGGACCTGACCGACCTGCGTGAGGCCGAGGACCTGCAGGCGCTGCTCGACCGGCTCGGCGGAAGCGACCTGCGCGCACCGGGCCGGCGGATGGAGCCCGCCGACCTGGCCGCCGTGGCCGCCGTGGCCGCCGTGGCCGAGAGGATCGGCACACCGGGCGAGCTGCGGCGACTGCTGGAGGTGGCCGACGGCGAGGACGGGCTGATCGACGACCTGCTCGCCGGTGCCGGGGTCGACGTCATGCTGGACCGGGTGTTCGCGCTGATGGGCACCCGCTTCGTCGGCGAACGGCTCGGCGCGGAGAGCGGTGTCGTCCAGTGGGACGTCACGACCCCGGCCGGCGTGCGCAGCTACCACCTGACGATCGCCGACGGCGTCGCCCGGGGGGCCGCCGGGCCGGCCGTCGGCGCCGCCCGGGTCACCCTCACCGTGGCGGCGTACGACCTGCTGCGACTGTGCGCGGGCACCCTCGGCGGGGCCACCGGATTCATGACCGGCAAGATCAAGATCAAGGGTGACATGATGTTCGGGGCCAAGCTCCCCGCCGTCTTCGACACCTCGGCGGACTGATCGCGATCCCCTCCTACCGTTACAGGTTGTCGTACAAGCGGAGGGCCGCCCGTTACGGGGGCTCCGGGAACTTTAGCGATCCTGCGCATCCGGGCCGCCGTTTGGCACTGATCTCGACAATCTCCGGAACAAATTGCGCGATGGCTGACAACCGGTCATCACGAACATCAATCATTCTGTAGAACACGGCGTCTCACATTGGTGAGTGCGGGGTCAGCGGAGGACCGGTGAGATGACACAACCTCAGTTGGACGTGCGTCCCTTCCAAGCGATACCGCGATGGCTGGTCAGGCAGTTGCGGCCGCAGATCGAGGCCGCGGTCGAGGAGCTGCAACAGGAGCTGTCGGCGGGTGGGGCCCCCGCCGACGACGGAGAGGTGAGCAGGGCGCGGGAGCGGATCGTCCTCGGGATGCGCCACTTCTGCGACCTGATCGACGACCCGCGCGGCGGGTGGGAGCGGCTGATGCCGTTCTACCTGGGCATCGGGCGGGAGATGGTGGAGGAGTACCGGGAGCTGGGCGAGATGCACCAGGTGCTGCGCCGGTCGGCGCAGGCCCTGTGGCGGGCCCTCACCGGCAAGGCCGACGAGTTGGACCTCGATCAGACGACGCTGCACGCGGTGGCCGACGCGCAGTTCGCCTACATGGACGCGGTGTCGGCGGCGATCACCGCCGGATACGAGAACGTGGCCCAGAGCTCGGCCGAGGCGCTCCAGCGTCGCCGGACCCGGCTGCTGTCGTTGCTGCTGGCCGAGCCCGACGCGGACACCGAGGCGGTCGCGGCGGCCTCCAAGGAGGCCCGCTGGCCGTTGCCCAAGACGGTGGCGGTCGCGGTCGTGCATCCGCGCGAGGACACCTCGTTGAAGTCCCCGCTGCTGCTGCCCAGCGGCCTGCTGGTGGACCTGGCCAGGGCCGAGCCGACGCTGCTGATCCCCGACCCGGACGGCCCGGGGCGGACTCGGCTGCTGGAGCCGCTGCTGCGCGACTGGGTCGTCGCCATCGGCCCGACGGTGGCGGCCTCGCGCGCCCTGGAGTCGCTGCGGTGGGCGCAGGACGCGTTGGTGCTGACCCGTCGCGGGATCATCCCCGACCGGGACCTGATCCGGGCGGCCGACCATGTGCCCACGCTGGTGATCTTCCGGGCCGAGGGGCTGATCGACAACGCCGCCGCGGCCCGGCTGGCCCCGCTGGAGGCCCTGCCGGAGGGACAGCGCGAACGGCTGACCGAGACCCTGCTGGCCCTGTTGGAGCACAACTTCAACGCCACCGAGGCCAGCGCCCGGTTGCACGTCCACCCGCAGACGGTCCGCTACCGGCTGCGGCATCTGGAGGAGCTGTTCGGGGACGACCTGCAGGACCCGCACCGCTGCCTGGAGATCGAGATGATCCTGCACGCCAAGTTCGCGGGTGCCCGCGCGACGGGCACCCGACCGGGCGCCCGTCCCGGATCGGGGCCGCTGCGCCCCTTGGCCCTGCGCGGCTAGGCCCTACGCCACGGCGGTGACGTGCCGGGCCGTTCCTGCGAGTCTCTCCAGGACGGCCCGGACGTCGTGGTGCGGCAGCCGCCCGTTCCGCCTCACCACCCGGCCGCCCACGAGCACGGTGTCGACGGCGGCCACACCACCGTTGGAGGTCGGGGGTCGGGTCGTCAGGCGCTCTCGCGCACGTCGAGGAAGGCGGCGAACGGGTCGTCCGGTTCGGCGACGGTCTCGTTCGGGTGCAGGAGGCAGGAGTCGAGCAACGCGTGCAGGCGCGTGTCGTCGAGGTCGGGTCCGGTGAAGACGAGGTGCTGGACGCGGTCGCCGTGGTCGGGCGACCAGTCGAGGGCCGCCGCCAGCCGGCGCGCCGGCCGTTCGGCGTCCCAGGCGGCCTCCGGTAGGCAGGCCAGCCAGGGGCCGGTGTCCTCGACCATGACGATCCCGGCGACCGCGTCCCACGCGAGCATCCGGTCGGGTCGGTTGGCCAGCCAGAACCGGCCCCGGCTGCGCACCGTGTCGGTGGCGAGTTCGTCCATGGCGTCGAAGAACCGGCCCGGGTGCAGCGGGCGGGTCCGGTGCCAGACCACCGTGTCCACCGCCGGGGTGCGGGCCTCGCAGGGGAGTTGGGCGGTGGCGGGGTCGACGCGTTCGGCCAGCTCACGGGTGCACAGCGCCGGGCCGGTGAGCGGGGGCAGCGGTTCGTCCGGCAGTGTGACCGGAGTCATCGGCGCGAGATGGCCCAGGATCTCCCGGCACAGCGCCAGGTCGTCATCGTCGGCCGGGGGGATCGGGTCGGGCAGGACGCGGGGCAGCACCAGCCCGGTGGCGTACTCGATCTGTCGGGCCAGCACCTCCGCCAGGTAGCGCTCGTCCCCGGAGCCGCCCGGCCTCCCGACGTCCGCGAGGCGTTCGCCTCGGCAGATGTCGCTGGGCGTCAGCTCGGGGTCCAGCGCGGTGAGCACGCTCGTGAGCCGCAGTTCGTCGCGCCAGGCGGGATCGTCCAGCGCCTCGGCGACCGAGCGCGGCTCCACGCAGTCCCACAGCTCCGCCACCAGCAACGACGCCCGTTCGGCGTAGCGGAGCAGTTGGGGGACGAGGTCCTCGCGCGTGGTGCAGGAGACGCAGCCGTGCTCCAGCCGGACGACCGCGCGGTCCAGGACCAGCGAGGCGCTCCGCACGGTGCGGATCACCATGCCGCCGGTGACTCCGCGCAGGTCGTGATGGACGGCCACGGCGCCGGGGTACTCGCGCAGCAGCCGGTCGACGAGGGCGGCGCGGGCGGGGCCGTGCAGACCGCCCACGAGCACGACGGGGACCGACATGGGGACCTCCTCGGGGAACAAAATGAAAACGGTTACCGTTATCATGCCACGTGACCCACCCGAGGAGGTGCCACCGATGGCCCGTTCCGTCAACCGGCCGGCGATCAAGCTCCGCTCCACCGCCGGCACCGGTCACACCTACGTGACCCGCAAGAACCGCAGGAACGACCCCGACCGGCTCACGCTGCGCAAGTACGACCCGGTCGTCCGCAGGCACGTGCTCTACCGAGAGGAACGCTGACCATGAAGCAGGGAATCCACCCCGAGTACCGACCCGTCGTCTTCCGCGACCAGAGCGCCGGGTACGCCTTCCTGACGCGGTCGACCGTCACCAGTGAGCGGACGGTCCAGTGGGAGGACGGCCACGTCTACCCGGTGGTCGACGTGGACGTCTCCTCGGCGAGCCACCCCTTCTACACGGGCCGCATGCGGACGCTCGACACCGCCGGACGCGTCGAGCGCTTCAAGCGCCGCTACGGGAACGACTGATGTCGGCGCGCTGCCAGTTGACCGGTGCGAGTCCGTCCTTCGGGAAGAAGGTGTCGCACTCGCACCGGCGGACGTCCCGCCGCTTCGACCCCAACATCCAGTCCAAGCGCTACTGGGTGCCCGGCGAGGGCCGGTACGTGCGGCTGCGGCTGTCGGCCCGAGCGATCAAGACCGTCGACAGGATCGGCGTCGAGGCGGCCGTGGCCCGCATCAGGGCCCGAGGAGAACGGATCTGATGGCCAAGAAGAGCAAGATCGCCGCCAACGAGCGCCGTAAGGTCACCGTGGACCGGTACGCGGCCCGGCGCGCCGAGCTGAAGCGGCTCCTGCGCAGCCCGCACACGGACGAGGAGATCCGCGCCGCCGCGCTGCGCGAGCTCCGGCGTCAGCCCCGCGACGCGAGCGCCACCCGGGTCCGCAACCGGGACTCGATCGACGGCCGCCCGCGCGGCCACCTGCGCGCCTTCGGCCTCTCCCGGATCCGCTTCCGTGAGATGGCCCACCGGGGCGAGCTGCCCGGGGTCACCAAGTCGAGTCGGTAGGGACGACGCTCCCCGCATGACCTCCAATGGGGCCATGCGGGGGTCTCGTCATCAGGCGGCGCGCTGCCACATGAGGCTCATCTCCGCCCGGGAGAAGCGCCAGCCCGCCTCGGTGCGCACGGCCGAGAAGACGTTGCGCAGCCCCGAGGTGCGGTGCGGCTCCTTGCCGGGCTCGAAGAAGTGCACGAACGCGTTCACCGTGACGTCGGCCCGATCTCCGTCCAGGTCGACCAGGACGTCCGTGTTCACGTGCTGCGTCTGCTCGGCCCCCGTGTCGTTCGCGCGGAGGAAGTCGAGCGCCGTCTCGATGTCGTCGGCCCGCACCCGTGGGGTCCGCACCGCCACGTCCGCCGTGTAGACCGTCCGGATGTCCGCGTACCGCCGCTCGTCCAACAGGTGCCCCAGCCGGGTCACCAGGTCCGCGATCTCGGCCCGATCGGCGAACTCCGCATACCGGTCCCGTGTCATCTTCCGCTCCTTTTGTTGGTGTGTCCAACGTTGGTAGCGCCAACGATAACAGATC
The DNA window shown above is from Thermomonospora umbrina and carries:
- a CDS encoding MerR family transcriptional regulator codes for the protein MATYRIDDLARAADTTVRNVRAFQERGVLPAPQRHGRIGLYDDSHLARIRLVVQLQSRGYTIATIAELISAWERGHNLSELLGLEKVLTDPWSDEIPGHLTVTELGDMFFPDLTPDERAALPPEQVGAMLSRAEALGFIEPAGDRYKVPSPRLLHVGAELVAAGIPLDAVFDIADQVSDDCETIAQRFIRLTVDHTDLEDSTGDIVREHLPELAEVIARLRPLALMTAQALLARAMQDQIRSRFSEQVASIARHTAEPT
- a CDS encoding MCE family protein, with amino-acid sequence MKRALRTTLVAVAAAGALSGCSLMPISVNDLPLPGGADVGDNPYEVTVQFSNVLNLVQQSAVKVNDVTVGRVTGVSLPKNGWRASVTVLVHGDVRLPADSYAYLRQSSLLGEKYIELAPPPKSTTGQTAGGRLVDGATIPAQRTNRNPEVEEVLGALSMLLNGGGLNQMKTITTELNKAFNGNEAEIKSMLQQIGKLTGSLDANRKNITAALDGVNRLSATLAAQRTQISTVLEDLGPGLKVLEEQRGALVRMLQSLDRLSGVAVDTINRSRDDMIADLKAMEPTLRRLADAGADLPNALQVALTYPFTDAVLPAIKGDYLNVYLKITAPNDTVIIPPVKRTTGSGSSGSGGRPTPQHDDDPLPLPLPSATGPEGGRS
- the rpmG gene encoding 50S ribosomal protein L33, giving the protein MARSVNRPAIKLRSTAGTGHTYVTRKNRRNDPDRLTLRKYDPVVRRHVLYREER
- a CDS encoding MCE family protein yields the protein MGTNVRRLGLAVVALAGVVTLVAVSIVVLFGPDGTRITAYFKQAVGVYEDSDVRVLGVKVGSISSVEPQPNRVKVTLEIDRKVKLPADARALVVAPSVVADRYIQLTPAYSGGARLVDGATINQTQVPIEIDQLYGALTKMSQDLGPNGLNKNGALSNALRVAANNMRGNGQAMGLTIERLGQAAKTLTGSQKDLFSTIDNLSKFTGMLRDNDAQVRLAERQLADVATFLADDRENIGLALDKLAEALHKVKAFIADNRELIRSNIDKLANITQVLVDQRASLAEALDVLPLSAGNVLNAYDPKTRSLMGRGNLNELPALPFAGTNGGGR
- a CDS encoding helix-turn-helix domain-containing protein, with translation MTQPQLDVRPFQAIPRWLVRQLRPQIEAAVEELQQELSAGGAPADDGEVSRARERIVLGMRHFCDLIDDPRGGWERLMPFYLGIGREMVEEYRELGEMHQVLRRSAQALWRALTGKADELDLDQTTLHAVADAQFAYMDAVSAAITAGYENVAQSSAEALQRRRTRLLSLLLAEPDADTEAVAAASKEARWPLPKTVAVAVVHPREDTSLKSPLLLPSGLLVDLARAEPTLLIPDPDGPGRTRLLEPLLRDWVVAIGPTVAASRALESLRWAQDALVLTRRGIIPDRDLIRAADHVPTLVIFRAEGLIDNAAAARLAPLEALPEGQRERLTETLLALLEHNFNATEASARLHVHPQTVRYRLRHLEELFGDDLQDPHRCLEIEMILHAKFAGARATGTRPGARPGSGPLRPLALRG
- a CDS encoding CobW family GTP-binding protein; the encoded protein is MSVPVVLVGGLHGPARAALVDRLLREYPGAVAVHHDLRGVTGGMVIRTVRSASLVLDRAVVRLEHGCVSCTTREDLVPQLLRYAERASLLVAELWDCVEPRSVAEALDDPAWRDELRLTSVLTALDPELTPSDICRGERLADVGRPGGSGDERYLAEVLARQIEYATGLVLPRVLPDPIPPADDDDLALCREILGHLAPMTPVTLPDEPLPPLTGPALCTRELAERVDPATAQLPCEARTPAVDTVVWHRTRPLHPGRFFDAMDELATDTVRSRGRFWLANRPDRMLAWDAVAGIVMVEDTGPWLACLPEAAWDAERPARRLAAALDWSPDHGDRVQHLVFTGPDLDDTRLHALLDSCLLHPNETVAEPDDPFAAFLDVRESA
- a CDS encoding SCP2 sterol-binding domain-containing protein, translated to MADLTDLREAEDLQALLDRLGGSDLRAPGRRMEPADLAAVAAVAAVAERIGTPGELRRLLEVADGEDGLIDDLLAGAGVDVMLDRVFALMGTRFVGERLGAESGVVQWDVTTPAGVRSYHLTIADGVARGAAGPAVGAARVTLTVAAYDLLRLCAGTLGGATGFMTGKIKIKGDMMFGAKLPAVFDTSAD
- a CDS encoding MCE family protein; this encodes MLTVATRLRVLVFLVIGVLALSYVGLRYADLGRYVGYKNYYVVKVEMTQGGGLLQYADVTYNGVSVGRVGPMKLTPTGVEAELRIKKNAPKIPANIQAQVANRSAVGEQYIDLRPTGAGGPYLASGSRVARAAVKTPPPVTDLLLAMNDFAASVPLDDLRTVVDEAALAFNGQSQNLQVLLDSGSAFTREANRHVKPTTELIVDGEHVMRTQNQEAEALKAFGRNAQLLARQLRTSDADFRRLISVAPGAAEQFAGLVRDLDPDLSVVVANLLTTSELFRTRIAGTEELLVKVPQAVAAGSSMIKNGRLNFGMVTTFFQPMPCTKGYESTRYRNGLDTGAGPPLNTAAKCTMPASSWTNVRGAANAPKGGVPDDARPGSVGLPDPATSVLPGALGLPALPAGGPADMGGLLGLGGVR